TATCACTTGTTCTATGTAAGAATCGAGTCATTCGATTGCACCAGGGAGGTGAAAAGTATGGCAAACATCAAATCTGCTATCAAACGCGCTAAACTTAGCGAAGAGCGTCGTGCACATAACGCTTCTATCAAGTCTGACATGCGTTCTGCTGTTAAAACTGTAGAAGCTTTAGTTACTAATAACGATCTTGAAAATGCTAAAGAAGCTTTCAAAACTGCTTCTAAAAAACTTGACAAAGCAGCTCGCAAAGGTCTTATCCACCAAAACGCTGCAGCTCGTCAAAAATCTCGCTTAGCGAAACAAGTAAACGCGTAAGGCGTTTAAAAAACGATCCATTTGGATCGTTTTTTTATATACAAAAAAGTTCATATACTTAGTACATGAACTTTTTTGTGTCATCACATATGATTTAATCGCATTAAGAAAAACTCGAGCACAAGCTTCTTATCCATCTTTCCCGTCTTCATACTATAATCAGCTTCCGCTAATTCTATAATCACTTTTTTTAATTCTTCAAAAGAGAAAAACTTCGTTTGATTCATTGCCAACTTTACACGATACGGATGTACACCAATATGAGATGCAATTTGATTTTGGCCATAACCACGTTGCTGTAGCTCTTTCACTTGATGGAGCAAGCGGAATTGACTCACTAATAACGCAAGCAATTTAATCGGTTCTTCCTGCTGCGTAAATAATCCATCCAAAATTTGCATTGCACCTGCAATATCTTTTTTCACCACTTTTTCTGTCAAAGCAAATACATTTTGCTCAACTGATTTTGGCACAAGCTCTGCAACAAGTTTCGTCGTAATCTCTCCGCCCATACCAACGTATAACGTTAACTTGTCCATTTCCTTCGCCAACATTGTTACATTACTCCCCACAAGCTCTAGCAACAAACTAACAGCCGCGTTATCAATATGCACATGTACTTCATCTGCACGAGCAACAATCCACTTCTGAACATCCTGCACTTGCATCGCATTTGCTTCTACTACATCTGCTGTTTTCTTTAATAGTTTTGTAATTTTTTTTCGCTCATCAAGTTTTTCGTAAGGCGCAACAAAAACAAGAATAGAAAATGGGGAAGGTTCACCAATGTATTCTTCTAAAATTTTTATATTTTGCTCTAACTTTTCTTTTTGCGAAGTCAAAAATAGCGGTGACTTTATTAACAGTACTTTCCGTTCTCCGAAGAAAGGAAGCGTACGCGCATCCTCAACCACATCTTCTAAATACGCTTCTTCTAAATCATATGTCACAACATTAAACTCTCGATCTTCTTCTTCAAGTGCTTCTGTCGTAATAAGCTTTATCGTTTCATTTATAAAAAAAGCTTCCGTTCCATATAGTAAATATAACGGAGCAAACTGTTTCTTTTTAATTTTTTTATGTATATCACTCATACTTTTTCCTACTCCCTAACTTGGCAATATATATTTATACTAATGCCCTAGCTTTTGTTTTACAAGTACAAAGGAACAGGCTTTATAACCCGTCCCTTTATTTATATTAAACGCCACGCAATAAGCCCCGGGTTTCTTATTGGTGTGCGGTAATCACCTTCCCTTTATTATTCACAATAAAAATTTGAGTATAAGTGCCAACTGTTAACATGCTTGGAAACGAAAAACTCACATTACTTCATGATTTAAAAGTAACAAAAAAGCTCGTTTTCTCTTCATATGGAAATTGTAGATTTTTTTCTGACAATATTTTATACTAAAGTGGAATGTTGGGGAGGGATTCTAAATGAATGATTTTGAACAAAACGTTCAAAGTAAACGCAATGACGCTATTGATTCAGGGGTAGGATTTATCGTCTCATTTGGTTTTTTCGCAACACTTTTCATCATTGCAACTGTTATTAAATTTATCGGTTCTTAAAGACTGCCACTTCATGGCAGTCTTCTCTTTTTCATCTATTATGTGTTTTATCATATGTGATTTTACTTTTAAAGGTTCCATTTTTCCCTTTAAAAACATAGGAAATAGCACCTTGCTCGTCCGTGCGCCATATCGCACTCCCCATCTTCTCAAAACGCTCTATCACTTCTTTATGCGGGTGTCCATACCTATTCTGCTTACCAACAGATATAATCGCTACACGAGGCTGTATGACGTTCAAAAAAGGCTCTATAGATGACGTATTACTCCCATGATGAGCAACTTTTAAAACATCTACTCGTAAATTTGGATATGCCTCTACTAAAATCTTCTCCCCGTCTTCTTCCAAATCGCCTGTAAATAGCCACTTCAGCCCTCCAAATTTTGCCCATATTACAATTGAAGCGTTATTTTCGCTTTTTTCTTTTCCTTTTGGAGCTAAAACGAAAAATTCTGCTTCATTTACACTCCAATTCTCCCCTTCCCCCACTTCAGTTATTTTCATTTCCTTTTCTAATGCCTGTTTCTTTACTACTTTTTCTAATACTGCATCTTTTCCCTTCCGGCCAAATACCACTTCTTTTACAGGTATATATGATAATAATTCTTGCGCAGCACCTATATGATCTGCATCTCCATGCGTTACGATTAATTTATCAATTGTTTTAATACCTTCTTTTTGTAAATAGGGTATTAAAATATCATTCCCAACAGAAAATTCATGCTTTTTTTGCTGCCATTCTTCCTTATTCACACGAAGCGTTCCACCTGTATCAATAAGATAAATTCCTTTATCATACGGAAGGCGAATTAATATTGCATCACCTTGTCCAACATCAATAAATGTTACACTTCCGCTTCCTCTAAAATATGGATATACATAATGACATGTGCTAATAAAAAGAAATACACTGGCAACTATACAAACTATTTTTTTCGGCGCTCTCCTTTCCCAAACCATCAATATACTGACAATACTCGCGCAATATACAGCTACAAGATTGAAGGGCGTTTTCCCGAAAATAAGCTGGGTAAATGGTAAACTTTCACAATAACTTAGAAAATCATTAGACATACTCAAGCCTATTGATAATATATCCGCAAATTCTTTTGCGAGAAACGGGACAATTGGCATACACAGTAAAATAATAATGCTACATGGTAATACAATGATAGATAAAAACGGAACGTATAAGAGATTGAGGAGAATGCTATATGGAGAAAAATAACCAAAGTGATATAACAAAATCGGAGTACTAACGAGCTGTGAAATGATAGAAATATAAATAGAATTTCGGATTACTCCGTTGCTACTCCCTAACAATAACGGAGCAGACAAAAGTAAAGCGAAGCTACCTACAAAAGAAAACTGAAATCCAATATTAAAAACAAGATAAGGGTCATATATAAGCATACATATAGCTGTTACACTTAAAGCATCTAAACTAGATAAACGAATCGAGCACATAAAAGCAATCAACATCAAAACTCCTGTTATAGAAGCTCTTATAACAGAGGGTGACGCCCCTGCTAAAACCATATACAAAGGAATACAAACGATAAGGCAAATTGTTGCTACCTCCCTTGTCACACCGCTTCTTAGCAAAATAAAATATACTATCACCATTAACAATACAATGTGCGAACCTGAAATTGCTAACAAATGTACAAGACCAAATTGTTGATATTGCTCTTCCACTTCAAACGTCATTTGTTGTCTATCACCAAATAGTAATGCATTCATAAAAGCACCTGATTGCTCTGGAAACATTTCTGTAACTTTCGAGATTGCTTGTTGCCTCAAAAGAAGAATCCATTGCGTGAGCGATAGTGATGTTTTATAGCATTCAGAAATATATGTAGCCTCAAATGTGAAATAAATATGTTGTTTGTATAAATAATCACGGTAATTAAAACCATGAAAATTCCGAGCTGTTTCCGGTTCTTTCCTCTCACCCTCGAATACACATGATATCCCTATGTATAATTGTTGCATTTTTTTCTTTTCCAAGGCTGATTTGATTCTATAACTTAACTGCACTATATTTTTATTCTGATCTTCAAATTGAAAAGATAGGCGATCCCCATTAACAAGCGGTGTATTTTGTATAACCCCTCTTGTAACTCCATAGGACTCCCCTAGAGGCTTATTCCACGTTTGAACATAGGAAGTGTATATAGCGCTACTAAAGCACGCTACAATACAAAAAATGAAGGTTTTACGCGAAGTGCGATATAAACAGAAGAAAACATTTAAAAAGAGGCAAAAAACTATCAATAAAAGTGACGAGGAAAAGGCAATTGCAACCCCTATTATAAACGAGATTGCAACATACCCCCATTGTTCCTGCAACTTATACTCACTCCTTATAGCATCATTTTTGCTTTCGTGAATACATGCTGTAATTCTTCCATTGATAAATTATCTTTTTCTAAAGGCGCAAATAATTCTTTTAACTCCTTATAACGTTTTTGCTCCTCTAATGCAGCAATATCATATTCTAGCGGAACGTGCTTCACTGTTACATTCGCTTGTTCGAATAATTCTATGGCGTATGGATGATTTTTATAATCCTGCGCATAATAAACCGCTGTAATACCACTTTGAATAATTGCCTTACAACATTGTAAACAAGGGAAATGCGTAACGTAAATTTCTGCTTCCTCTGTTTTCGCACCAAACTTGGCACATTGTAATAAAGCATTCATTTCGGCATGAATTGTCCGAACACAATGATTATCGATTACGTAACAACCATCATCTATACAATGTACACCACCTTTAATTGAACCATTATATCCACCCGCAATAATTCGTTTATCGCGAACGATTGTTGCTCCTACCGCAAGCCTTGTACATGTACTACGCAACGATAGTAGATGGCTTTGCGTCATAAAATATTGATCCCATGAAATTCGTTCCATATTTTCACCTACTTTTTTGTCTACTTGTAGTGTAGCGAAAGAAGAAAAACTTCGTCAATCTTTTACGGAATAATAATTTGATCTTTTATCTTTTCAAGAGATTTCGCACCAATCCCATCAATCTCTAATAAATCTTCTATTTTCTGAAACGGACCATGCTCTTCTCGATATTTCAAAATACTTTCTGCCTTTCTAGAGCCAATCCCTGTAATTTTTTCTAATTGCTCTTTCGCCGCTGTATTTATTCGAATCTTGCCATCTTCCTTAGAAGAAGTAAGCATCCCTTGTTCTGACTCATTTTTACTCGGTATATAAAGAAGCATTTGATCTTGTACAATTTGTGCTAAATTCACTTTTTTCATATCTACCTCTGATAAAAAACCACCAGCCTTTTGAACCGCATCCTTTACGCGATCTCCTTCCTCCATTTCATATACCCCTTCTTTATTAACCGCTCCTTTCACATCAATTATAATTGTTCTTTTCTGTTCCTTTGTATCCGACATTTTCGGTTTACTCTTTTTTTCTATATCCTTCTCTTGTACATTCATTGTAATAGGCGTTCGTTCTACAATCTGATTCGTTTTCCAAAAAACAAGAAAAAGTAAAGTTCCAATAATAGCTACTAAACCTAACCACTTTTTCGGAAAATCCCACATCATTTTACACCTCTAATCATAAATTTATAACATCATTCATATTGTTTAGGAGAAAGCTGTTACGAAGGAGGGATGAAACTTTGAACATAGGAATTATAGGGACAGGAAACATGGGGAATATACTAATCGATGCATTTTTAGAAACCCGTGCTGTCAAACCTTCGTGCCTTACAATCATTAATCGGACGCCTGCCAAAGCATATCATATAAAAGAAAAATACCCTTCTGTTCATATAGCAAAAACTATCCCGGAAATAATCGAACAATCACAACTGATCTTTATTTGTGTTAAGCCGATAGATATATACCCTATCCTAAAAAAATACACTGAACATTTTTCTGATGACACGTGCTTAGTTTCTATTACAAGTCCAATATCTCCATCACAATTAGAGACTCTCGTACCTTGCCACGTCGCGCGTATCATTCCAAGTATCACAAATCGCGCGCTCTCTGGCGCCTCACTATTTACATTTGGAGATAATTGCTCTGAAGAATGGCAACAAAAACTACTTCGTCTATTCAAAAATATTTCGACACCTCTTGTAATAGAAGAAGATATAACGCGCGTTTCATCTGATATAGCAAGTTGCGGTCCTGCTTTCTTTAGTTATTTACTACAATGCTTCATTAACGCTGCTGTAGATAAAACAAATATTACACACGAAGAGGCTACTACTTTAGTAAGTGAAATGGTCGTGGGAATGGGGAAATTACTTGAAAAAGAAATCTTCACATTACCTACCTTACAAGAAAAGGTTTGCGTGAAAGGCGGCGTTACTGGGGAAGGCATCCGGGTTTTAGAAGAACACGTTGGAGATATGTTCCATAAGTTAATTGAGCGAACACATGAAAAATTTGATGAAGATTTAGAATGCGTTGATCAGCAATTCAATAAACACACATAATAAATACGTCATTTTCATTCCAAATCCTTTTTATAAATACTTACTTTTTTACAATACATTTTCACTTCAACTACTATTCCCACACTTTACGCATACAATCTTCAGATTATGCTAGAACTAAAAATACATCTTCTTTATAAAACAAAAGCAACCTTCTCGGTTGCTTTTGTTTTATCCGTTTTTCTTCGCCATGAAGAAAATACGCTCTGTTTGTTCTGTAACTTCAAGTCGCTCAAAATCACCTGTTACACGAAGCACTGTAAAACCTGCTTCTTCAAGCCATTTCGTTAACTCTTCCACTTGATATGCACGTTGCACGTGACATTCGTCAAACCGATGGTACACATCTTCTTCCGGATCTTGAACAAAGAATGTTAAATCATGCTCTACACTATTTGATTCTTCACCAGGGAAGCAATTCCAAATAAGAGATATTTCTTCTCCATTTACTGTATACGTTTCATTTTGAAATACATGATGTATTTTATATAAAGAATGTACATCAAATAAAAACAAACCATCTTGACGTAAATGGTGAGATACTCTTCTAAATGTTTCTTGTACTCCATCTTCTTGCAATACATAATTTAATGAATCACAAAAGATGGTTACACAATCAAACTCACCTGGAACATCAAGCTCGCGCATATCTTGTTGATAAAAAGGAATAAAGTATCCCTCTCCTCCTAGTTTTTGCTGAGCGACTGTTAACATTTCTTCTGAAAGATCGACACCTATTAAATCGTAACCCTTTTGCACAAGCGGAAGGGTTACATTACCCGTACCGCATGCTACATCAAGAATTTTTACCTCTTTCATATCTGCCTGCTGTAAACTTTCCTCTGTAAATTCCACCCATTTATCATAAGGGACATCATTCATTAGTTCGTCGTACAACAATGCAAATTGTTCGTATTTCATTGGCCTAACTCTTCTGTAATATCTTCACGTGGCACGTCGCCCCATAGACGCTCTAAATTATAGTGATTACGCTCATCTTTATGGAATACATGAGCAACTACATCTCCAAGATCAACTAATACCCAACGTGCTTCGTCAAATCCTTCCATACGTTGTACGTCGATTTGGAACTCATGTGCTTTTGATTTAATTTCACGTGCAATTGCTTGCACTTGTTTATCTGAATTACCGTGACAAATAATGAAATAATCTGCAATTGGTGAAATACCTTGCATATTTAGGACAACCATATCTTCTGCTCTCTTATCATCAGCTGCTTTTGCCGCTAATACTAATAAATCTTTATCGTTCATTTACTCATTTCCTCCTTGATAACTGCATTGTATGTTTGGAATGTTAATGGATAAATCGTCTGATCTTTTTCCATTAAAAATTGAATTGTTCTCTTTAACGCAAATAATAAAGCTTGATTTATATCCGTATATGCGAGTTTGCGAGCCTCTTCCACTCCTGGAAACTTTCGCCCCGGTTCAATGTAATCAGCTACATAAATCACTTTATCTAACATCGTCATGTTCTCATGACCACTTGTATGATATGTAATAGCTTGCAAAATTTCAGAATCCGTAATGCCTACTTCTTTTTCTACTAAGTATGCCCCAACAGGTGCATGCCATAACTCTTTGTTATAGCAAAGTAAATCTTTCGGCAAATCTTCACGTTTAATAATCTCTTCCATCTCTGAAATTGCTCTACATTTCGCATAATCATGGAATATAGCTGCCATCTCTGCTTTTTTCTCGTCCACACCGTATAACTTAGCAAGCTCAATCGCTGTCTCCATTACACCAATTGTGTGTATATAACGTTTTTCATGCATTTGTTGTTTGACAATATGCAGTGCATTCTCACGATTCATACAACCCATTCCTCTCGATATATACCTGTACTTTTTCAGGAAGTAAATATTTACATGTTTTTTTCTCCTTATATCTCTCACGTAATAAGGATGAAGAAACTGCAAATTCCGGAATTTCCACTGTAGTAATCTTATATGGTGTATGCAATGTATACCCAGGTCTTGCAACTCCAACAAACGTTACAAGATTAAGTAAAGCTTCAATGTTATACCACTTCGGTAAATACTCAACCATATCCCCACCAATAATAAAGTGAAACTGCACATCCGGATACTTCTTCGTCAATTGTAACATAGTGTCATACGTATAAGATGGGCCCTTCCTACTTAGCTCTTCTAAACAAATAGAAAAGTGTTCTTCTGCCTCAGTCGCGAGCTCTAACATATGTAAACGACTTTCCACACTTGTAATATTCCGCCCTTGTTTATGTGGCGGAATCTGGTTTGGCAAGAACCATACTTCTTCCAAGTTCAAAGCGTGATATACTTCATTTGCAATTAGCAAATGTCCATAGTGAGGCGGATCAAATGTACCGCCAATGATGCCAATTTTCCTCAAAAGAAACGCCCCTTCCTTTTACATACAGCAACTCTCCTCGGTTAGGAATGAAGAGAGTTGCTATTAATAAAAGTTCAATTGGTTTCGCTCTGTACATCATTACGCATCAGCAATAAAAATAGCGCATGCTAGTCTTTTTATCGAGGAAGCTTAATTTGTTTATTTTCTCTTGATTCTTTGTATAAAACGATTGTGCTTCCAATTACTTGAACGATTTCAGCACGTGCACCTTTTGCAAGTTCTTCTGCAACCTCACGGCGATCGAATTCACAGTTCTGTAGCACACTTACTTTAAATAGCTCACGAGCTTCTAAAGTATCTGCGATTTGTTTAATCATATTTTCATTTACTCCGCCTTTTCCTACTTGAAAAATTGGTGTTAAATGATGTGCTTGTGCACGTAAAAATCTTTTTTGTTTTCCTGTTAACATATATGTTAGCCTCCAAGCTTTCTTATAACTAATTGTTTCATTCGTTCGATATTTGGCGCGTGGCCTGTCCAC
This genomic interval from Bacillus thuringiensis contains the following:
- the rpsT gene encoding 30S ribosomal protein S20 yields the protein MANIKSAIKRAKLSEERRAHNASIKSDMRSAVKTVEALVTNNDLENAKEAFKTASKKLDKAARKGLIHQNAAARQKSRLAKQVNA
- the holA gene encoding DNA polymerase III subunit delta, with translation MSDIHKKIKKKQFAPLYLLYGTEAFFINETIKLITTEALEEEDREFNVVTYDLEEAYLEDVVEDARTLPFFGERKVLLIKSPLFLTSQKEKLEQNIKILEEYIGEPSPFSILVFVAPYEKLDERKKITKLLKKTADVVEANAMQVQDVQKWIVARADEVHVHIDNAAVSLLLELVGSNVTMLAKEMDKLTLYVGMGGEITTKLVAELVPKSVEQNVFALTEKVVKKDIAGAMQILDGLFTQQEEPIKLLALLVSQFRLLHQVKELQQRGYGQNQIASHIGVHPYRVKLAMNQTKFFSFEELKKVIIELAEADYSMKTGKMDKKLVLEFFLMRLNHM
- a CDS encoding YqzM family protein, which gives rise to MNDFEQNVQSKRNDAIDSGVGFIVSFGFFATLFIIATVIKFIGS
- a CDS encoding DNA internalization-related competence protein ComEC/Rec2 is translated as MQEQWGYVAISFIIGVAIAFSSSLLLIVFCLFLNVFFCLYRTSRKTFIFCIVACFSSAIYTSYVQTWNKPLGESYGVTRGVIQNTPLVNGDRLSFQFEDQNKNIVQLSYRIKSALEKKKMQQLYIGISCVFEGERKEPETARNFHGFNYRDYLYKQHIYFTFEATYISECYKTSLSLTQWILLLRQQAISKVTEMFPEQSGAFMNALLFGDRQQMTFEVEEQYQQFGLVHLLAISGSHIVLLMVIVYFILLRSGVTREVATICLIVCIPLYMVLAGASPSVIRASITGVLMLIAFMCSIRLSSLDALSVTAICMLIYDPYLVFNIGFQFSFVGSFALLLSAPLLLGSSNGVIRNSIYISIISQLVSTPILLYHFGYFSPYSILLNLLYVPFLSIIVLPCSIIILLCMPIVPFLAKEFADILSIGLSMSNDFLSYCESLPFTQLIFGKTPFNLVAVYCASIVSILMVWERRAPKKIVCIVASVFLFISTCHYVYPYFRGSGSVTFIDVGQGDAILIRLPYDKGIYLIDTGGTLRVNKEEWQQKKHEFSVGNDILIPYLQKEGIKTIDKLIVTHGDADHIGAAQELLSYIPVKEVVFGRKGKDAVLEKVVKKQALEKEMKITEVGEGENWSVNEAEFFVLAPKGKEKSENNASIVIWAKFGGLKWLFTGDLEEDGEKILVEAYPNLRVDVLKVAHHGSNTSSIEPFLNVIQPRVAIISVGKQNRYGHPHKEVIERFEKMGSAIWRTDEQGAISYVFKGKNGTFKSKITYDKTHNR
- a CDS encoding ComE operon protein 2, whose protein sequence is MERISWDQYFMTQSHLLSLRSTCTRLAVGATIVRDKRIIAGGYNGSIKGGVHCIDDGCYVIDNHCVRTIHAEMNALLQCAKFGAKTEEAEIYVTHFPCLQCCKAIIQSGITAVYYAQDYKNHPYAIELFEQANVTVKHVPLEYDIAALEEQKRYKELKELFAPLEKDNLSMEELQHVFTKAKMML
- a CDS encoding helix-hairpin-helix domain-containing protein, with protein sequence MMWDFPKKWLGLVAIIGTLLFLVFWKTNQIVERTPITMNVQEKDIEKKSKPKMSDTKEQKRTIIIDVKGAVNKEGVYEMEEGDRVKDAVQKAGGFLSEVDMKKVNLAQIVQDQMLLYIPSKNESEQGMLTSSKEDGKIRINTAAKEQLEKITGIGSRKAESILKYREEHGPFQKIEDLLEIDGIGAKSLEKIKDQIIIP
- the comER gene encoding late competence protein ComER — protein: MNIGIIGTGNMGNILIDAFLETRAVKPSCLTIINRTPAKAYHIKEKYPSVHIAKTIPEIIEQSQLIFICVKPIDIYPILKKYTEHFSDDTCLVSITSPISPSQLETLVPCHVARIIPSITNRALSGASLFTFGDNCSEEWQQKLLRLFKNISTPLVIEEDITRVSSDIASCGPAFFSYLLQCFINAAVDKTNITHEEATTLVSEMVVGMGKLLEKEIFTLPTLQEKVCVKGGVTGEGIRVLEEHVGDMFHKLIERTHEKFDEDLECVDQQFNKHT
- a CDS encoding class I SAM-dependent methyltransferase, encoding MKYEQFALLYDELMNDVPYDKWVEFTEESLQQADMKEVKILDVACGTGNVTLPLVQKGYDLIGVDLSEEMLTVAQQKLGGEGYFIPFYQQDMRELDVPGEFDCVTIFCDSLNYVLQEDGVQETFRRVSHHLRQDGLFLFDVHSLYKIHHVFQNETYTVNGEEISLIWNCFPGEESNSVEHDLTFFVQDPEEDVYHRFDECHVQRAYQVEELTKWLEEAGFTVLRVTGDFERLEVTEQTERIFFMAKKNG
- the rsfS gene encoding ribosome silencing factor; this encodes MNDKDLLVLAAKAADDKRAEDMVVLNMQGISPIADYFIICHGNSDKQVQAIAREIKSKAHEFQIDVQRMEGFDEARWVLVDLGDVVAHVFHKDERNHYNLERLWGDVPREDITEELGQ
- the yqeK gene encoding bis(5'-nucleosyl)-tetraphosphatase (symmetrical) YqeK encodes the protein MNRENALHIVKQQMHEKRYIHTIGVMETAIELAKLYGVDEKKAEMAAIFHDYAKCRAISEMEEIIKREDLPKDLLCYNKELWHAPVGAYLVEKEVGITDSEILQAITYHTSGHENMTMLDKVIYVADYIEPGRKFPGVEEARKLAYTDINQALLFALKRTIQFLMEKDQTIYPLTFQTYNAVIKEEMSK
- the nadD gene encoding nicotinate-nucleotide adenylyltransferase, which gives rise to MRKIGIIGGTFDPPHYGHLLIANEVYHALNLEEVWFLPNQIPPHKQGRNITSVESRLHMLELATEAEEHFSICLEELSRKGPSYTYDTMLQLTKKYPDVQFHFIIGGDMVEYLPKWYNIEALLNLVTFVGVARPGYTLHTPYKITTVEIPEFAVSSSLLRERYKEKKTCKYLLPEKVQVYIERNGLYES
- the yhbY gene encoding ribosome assembly RNA-binding protein YhbY, with amino-acid sequence MLTGKQKRFLRAQAHHLTPIFQVGKGGVNENMIKQIADTLEARELFKVSVLQNCEFDRREVAEELAKGARAEIVQVIGSTIVLYKESRENKQIKLPR